ATGATCATGTAGTAGCCGAGGCCCTTCCAGACCGTCACGGCCATGGCGCTCAGCAGGAGCAGCCACTGGTCGCTCAGGAAGCCGACCCGGCCGACGCCGATCGTCTCCAGCAGGGAGTTCACCAGGCCGCGCTCGTCGAGCAGCCACACCCAGATCAGCCCGACCACCACGATCGAGGCGACGACCGGGGTGTAGAAGGCGGACCGGAAGAACGTGATGCCGGGGATGTTCTTCTGCACCAGGAGCGCGAGCAGCAGGGGCAGCACGACGAGGGCGGGGACGACGCCGAGGACGTACAGCGTGCTGTTGCGCAGCCCGATCCAGAACATGTCGTCGTTGAGCAGCTCCCGGAAGTTGGCCAGGCCCACGAACTCGCCGGGGATCAGGGTGCGGCGGTCGGTGAAGGCGTTGACCAGCGTGGAGAGGAACGGGTACAGGATGAAGGCGCCGGTGATCAGCAGGCCCGGGGCGGCGAACAGCCAGGGACTGGTGGGCAGCTGGCGCCGCACCCGGGAGACGGTGGGGAGGGCCATCGCGTACTACCCCTGCTGCTGGAGCAGCGTGTTGCAGGCCTTGACAGCGTTGTCGAGAGCTTCCTTGGGGCTCTCCTTGCCCTGCAACGCCTTGGCGACCTCGTTGCGCAGCTCGGTCTTCATCTGCTCGCTGAACAGCACCGGCGTGTAGTTGACCGCGTTCTTCAGCGACTTGGCGGCGGCGATCCGCACCCGTGTCTCGTCGGTGCCGTCCTCCTTGGTGAAGTACGGGTCGTCGAGCGAGCCGGCGGTGCTGGGGAAGATGGCGACCTGCTTGGCGAACGACATCTGGTGCTCGGCGTCGGTGACGTAGTGCGCGAAGGCGACCGCGGCGGGCGTGCGCTTGGTCTGCGCGTTGACCATCACGCCCATCACGTACATGTTGACGTGGCCGGTGCTGGTGATCTGGTCGGTGATGCCGATGTTCTTGTACAGGTTCGGCGCCTGCTTCTTGAAGTTGCCGAGGTCGAGCGCGCTGCCGGGGTTCATGGCGACGGCACCGGTGAGGAACTTCTTGCCGGACGACTCGGGGGTGGCGGTCAGCGCCTGCGGGTCCAGGGCCTTGGCGTCGTACAGCTCCTTGTACTTGGTGAGCAGCTCGACCCCCTTCGCGTCGTTGAAGGTGAAGGCGGTGCCCTCCTTGTTCATCAGCTCCACGCCGTAGCGGCCGAAGTCCTCGACGGTGGGGACGTTGGCAAGGGTGGCGACCTTGCCGTCCGTCTCCTTCGCCATCTTCAGGGCCGCGTCGAAGACCTCGTCGTACGTCTTCGGCGGCTGCTCCGCGTCGAGGCCCGCCTCCTTGAAGAGGGTCTTGTTGTAGAAGAGCGGGCCGGTGTTGAGGTACCAGGGGAAGGCGTACGTGCCCTCCAGGCCGGGCACCTGATGGCTGGCCCAGGCCCCGTCCAGGTACTCCTTCTTGTACTTCCCGGCGGCCTTGTCGAGGTCCATCGCGAGGCCGGCCTTGGCGAGCGGGGCGACCAGGTCGGGCGAGACGTTGACGACGTCGGGAAGGGTGCCGCCGGCGGCGTCGGCGCTGATCTTGTCGGCGTAGCCCTCGGCGGGCTGGTCGATCCACTTGACGTTCGTGCCGGGGTACTTCTTCTCGAAGTCGGCGATCAGGCCCTCGAAGTAGTCCTTGAAATTGGCGCGCAGGTTCCAGGTCTGGAAGGTGATGTCGCCCTCGACCTTGCCGGAGGCGTCGGTGCTGCCGCTGTCACCGCCTGACGAACCACAGGCGCTGAGCGGCAGCGCGACACAGACGGCGAATGCGGCAGCGAGGGCTCTACGGGATATGGGCACCGTGAACCGGCCTCCTTTGCGGGCGGGTTGGTCGACGTGGCAGACCCTGCACGCCGCTCCACGGGCCCGTCAATGGCTCTCGCGCAGCTAATTTCTTTAGTGACTAATGCGCATTAGGATCACCGAGCTGAACCGCATTAGGATCACGCAGCTGAACCGCATTAGTGCATACTGCTCGGGGAATGTGCCGCCGGAATGGGGGGAGCACGATGTCAGGCAAGCGGTCACCGGCCCGGCGTCCGACGATGAAGGACATAGCGCGGCACGCCGGGGTCTCGCAGAGCGCGGTCTCGTTCGCGCTGAACGGCAGGCCGGGCGTGTCGGAGGACACCCGGGACCGGGTGCGGCAGGTCGCCGAGGAGCTGGGCTGGCGGCCCAGCACGGCGGCGCGCGCGCTGTCCGGGGAGGGCGCTGCGACGGTCGGCTTCGTGCTGGCGCGTCCGGCGGACAAGCTGGGGGTGGACTCCTTCTTCCTCCAGCTCGTCTCGGGCATCCAGGAGGTGCTGGCGGAGCGCCATCTGGGGCTGCTGTTCCAGGTGGTGGAGGACGTCGCCGACGAGTGCGCGGTGTACCGGCGCTGGTGGGCCGAGCACCGTGTGGACGGCGTCCTTGTCGTCGATCCGCGCACCGACGACCCCCGTCCCGACCTCCTGGACGAACTCGGCCTGCCCGCCGTGGTCATAGGAGGCGCGCCCGACGAGCGCCACCCGGGCCTGTCGACCGTCTGGGCCGACGACGCCGGCGCGATGGCCTCCGTGGTGGACGGCCTGTACGCGCTCGGCCACCGGCGGATCGTGCACATCGCCGGCCTGCCGGGGCTCGCCCACACCGAGCGCCGCATCCGCACCCTGCGTGCCGAGGCGGGCCGTCGTGGCCTGTCCGAGGTGCGGTCGGTGACGACCGACTACTCCGACGCCGAGGGCGCCGCGGTCACCCGCCGGGTCCTGGAGGGCGCCGCTCCCCCTACCGCACTGATCTACGACAACGACGTGATGGCCGTCGCCGGTGCCGTAGCGGCGGCCGAACTCGGCTTCTCCGTACCGGCGGACGTCTCGGTCGTCTCGTGGGAGGACTCTGCCCTGTGCCGCATGGTCAAGCCGTGGCTCTCCGCCCTGTCCCGCGACAGCGTGGAGTTCGGCCGCACCGCGGCACAGGAACTGACCGCGCTGCTCGACGGGGGGTCGGCCCGGGCCGTGCGGGTGCCCGTGCCGACGTTGATCGAGCGTGGGAGCACGGGGGTGGCACGGGGCGCGTGACGGTCTCGTACCGTCGCGGCCCGGCGGGGTCGCTCACGCGCCACCCGTGCCGCCGGGGTCAGAGGCGCAGCCCCTGGAGCCCCTCGTAGGCCGCCGTCACGATCTCCATGCCCCGGGTGTCCTCGGCGGGCTCGCGCATCTGGTTGGTCACGTAGGCCACCACCATCCGGCTGTCGGGCTCCAGCATCATCAGGGATCCGCCCCAGCCGCCCCAGCCGTACGTGGTGCCGAAGAGGCCGTAGCCCAGTCCCCAGCGCATCGGCATGCCGAGGACGCGGTCGTCGCCGTCGAACTGTTCCTCGAAGGCGCGGTCGCAGCCGGCCCGGGACAGCAGCCGTACGCCGCCCACCTCTCCCCCGCAGGCCAGGACCGACTGCACCAGCGCGACCGAGCGGGCGTTGCCGTAGCCGCTCGCCGCGGGGATCTGTGCGCGGCGCCAGGCCGTGCTGTTGCCGTCGCGGACCCGGACGCCGTTGCCCGCCTCGGAGCCCGTCGGGTTGCCCGGCGCGCTCGCGGAGTAGTCCTCGTCCTTGCCCGTCGGGGGGATCGAGGGGGCGGCCCGGTGGTCGTGCTCGGGCGGCAGGCCGATGTGGAAGTCGGCGCCCAGCGGCCCCGTGACCTCCGCGGCGAGGAAGTCCCCCACGCTGCGGCCGGTGACCCGGCGTACGACCTCGCCGACCAGGAATCCCTGGGTGAGGGAGTGGTAGCCGGCGGCGGTGCCCGGCTCCCAGCGGGTGGTGCGCGCGGCGAGCCGGGACGTGGCGGCCGGCCAGTCGTACAGCTCGTCGACCGGGCCGTCCCAGTCGGGCAGGCCGGCGGTGTGCGAGAGCAGGTGCCGTACGAGCACCTTCTCCTTGCCCTCCGCCGCGAACTCCGGCCAGTAGCGGGCGACCGGCGCGTCCGGGTCGAGTTCGCCCCGGTCGACGAGGATCAGGGCGCACAGCGCCGTCATCGTCTTGGTCACGGAGAACACGTTGACGATCGTGTCGCGCTCCCACGGGACGGTGCGGCCGGCATCCGTGAAGCCGCCCCACACGTCCACGACGGGCTCGCCGTCCACGAAGACCGCGACGGAGCCGCCGGCGTCCCCCGCGTCCAGCATGTCGGCCAGCGCGTTCGGCACGGCGATGAACAGACGGTCGTAAGTGCCCTGGATGTCGGCCATGCACCCCATCCAGCCCGTACGGCCCCGCCCCGGTCAACCGAATTAGACCCGTGAGCGGTACAGCCCGAACTCCGCGAGCCGGGCCGCCGCGCGCGAGCCGGTGACCCGCACCCGCCATCGCCTGGCCCGCACCGGTGCCGCGAGGAGCACGATCCGGCTCGCGCCGATGGTTCCGGCCCGGGTCACCTCTGTCCAGGCGCCGCCCTGCTGTGCCTCCACGACGAAGCTCTCCACCTGCTGCCCGTGCCGGATGTCCTCCGCGAGCCGGATCCGGTCCACCTCCCGTTCCCGGCCGAGGTCGAGGGTGATGCGACCCGGTGCGGCGGTCGTGCGGGCGTCGCGTGCCAGGTCCTCGGGCAGCTCGCGGTCCACGCGCTCGCGGAACTCCCGCAGCCGGGCCACGTCGGCGGCGGGCAGCAGGCCGTCCGTGTCGGGCGGGATGTTGAGCAGGAGCACCGAGTTGCGGCCCACCGACCGGAAGTAGATGTCCGTCAACCGCTCGACACTCTTGGGCTGTTGATCGGCGTGGTAGAACCAGCCGTCGCGGATCGACACATCGCACTCGGCCGGCCACCACTGGAGGTGGTCGGCCACCGGCCGGGCCTCGACCAGCGCCGCGCGGCTGCCCATGTCAGGGGCGTCATAGGCGAGGGCGTAGTCGGTGCGGCCGTGGTCCTTCTCCTGGACCGGTACGACGCTCCACTCGTCCTCCCGGGCCAGCCCGCCCTCGTTGCCGACCCAGCGCACGTCGGGGCCTGACACGGCGATCGCCGCGTCGGGCGCGAGGGAACGGACGAGGGTGTACCAGCTGTCCCAGTCGTACTTCTCCACCTTGTCCGGCGGGATGCGGCCCTGCGCGCCGTCGAACCACACCTCGTCGATCGGGCCGTACTCGGTGAGGACCTCGTAGAGCTGGTTGAGCATGTGGGCGCCGTAGTCGGTGGCGGGGAGGGCGTACGACCGGGGCGGGGTGCGGTCGTCGCCCGCGACGAGGGTGGGGATCGTGCGGTCGGTGCGGGCGCTGCCGTTGGCGTAGACGCCGTGGAGGTACTGGTTCTCGTCGGCGGGCGAGATGTAGACGCCGACCTTGATGCCGTGGCGGCGCATGGAGTCGGCGAAGGAGCGCAGGACGTCGCCCCGGCCGCCCTGCCAACTGCTCGACGCCACCGAGTGGTCGGTGTAGCGGGACTGGTGGAGCACGAAGCCGTCGTGGTGCTTGACGGTGAGGATGGCGAGCCTGAAGCCGCCGTCGCGCAGGGCGCGGGCCCACTGGTCGGTGTCGAGGCCGGCCGGCTGGAAGACGTCGGGGTCCTCGTCGCCGGTGCCCCATTCGAGGCCGGTGAAGGTGTTGACGCCGAAGTGCAGGAACGCGGTGCGCTCCAGGCGCTGCCAGGCGATCTGCCGTGCGGTGGGGCGGACCTGGGAGGCCTTGCGGACCAGGTCGGCCTCGGTGTCGTCGGGGCTGACGGGGATGCGGTAGCGGGGGTCCTCCGTCGCGCCGGCGGGTGCCGCCAGGGCGGGTCGGCTCACGCCGGTCGCGGCGAGGACGGCGGCTGTCGCGAGGAACACGCGTCGGGAAACGGCCATGGGAAGGCTCCTCGGGTCAGATGCTGAGGTGCTCAGGTGCTCCACTGCTCAAGGGCTCAGGCGCTCAGGCGCCATACGGCGGGAGTGCGCTGGTCCGGCGGGTACTGGGCGAGCCGCCCGTCGTCCGTGACGCCCACGGGCATGCGGGTGATGGCGTTGACGAGCCGGTAGCCACCGGCGGCGGGCTCCAGCTGCCAGCGCTGGAGGGTGTTGCGGGGGTCGCACGTCTGCGGGGCCGCCGCCACGCCGGGCTGGAGCGGCACGTTGAGCGTGAGCTTCCCGCCCCGGATCTCCAGGCAGCCCTCCGCCGTCCGTACGGTGACGTAGCCGTCGGAGGTCCGCGCCACCTCGGCGTCGAAGGTCAGGCCCCGAGTGCGGAAGCTGTACGAGCCGTCCGCCACCGGCACCCTCGTGAGGTCCCGCCATCCCGGCGCATGGCCGACCGCCGCGCCGCGCGCGGTGAAGGCGGCGTAGGTGCTGTCGGGGTGCGGGTCGCCCCAGGTGGCCTGGGCGATGTGCCGCAGCGCGGGCCACAGGGCGACGGCGACCTCGTTCTCGGTCTCGCCGCGGCCGTTGTCGGGCCAGAGGCTGATCTTCGCGCCGGTGATGCCGTCGGAGGTGGCGAGTTTCTCGCCCTCGAAGCTGCGCGGGTCCCAGCTCTGGTCGTACAGCCCCTCGGTGTCACTGTGGAAACCGCCGCGGACGAGGTAGAGGGCGTAGGCCGCGTTCATCAACGGGTAGCCCTGGTCCCGCAGTCGGCTCGGTTTCGTCGCCACGTTCAGCCAGTGCTCGACCGTCGTGCCGGCGGTCACCGGGACGGTGTTGGCACCGGTGAGCCCGTCGTTCCAGATGCGCAGCCGCTTGCCCTTGTCCGCGGCGTGGGCGTGGACGCGGTTGACGAAGTCGATGAACGCGTCCTGGGGCGTGGCACCGGGGCCGTACCGGTCCTGGGCGTACTTCAGGATCTGCGGGTACTTGGCGAAGTCGGAGCCGAGCATGTACTCGTCGGCTCCCATGTGCCAGGACGTGGAGGTGAAGACCTGGGCGTACTCGTCGATCAGGCCGGTGTAGTAGGCGGGCGCCTCCGGCCTGGTGATGTCGAGGCGCGAGGGCTGCTTGTCGCCGTCGGAGTCGGTCAGTTGGAGGTCGGGCCGGTTCTCGATCCACGGGTCCATGTGGCCCGGGGAGTTGATCTCCGGAATGATCTCGACGTGGTACCGCTTGCCGAGGGCGACCAGGCCGCGGATCTCGTCCTTGGTGTAGTAGCCCCAGGTGTTGGCCTCGGGGTGGGCGTCGCTCTTCACCTTCAGTTCGAGGAGCAGCTGGTTGAGCTTGTTGTACGCCATCTCGCGGACCAGGTTCTCCAGCCACGGCAGCGAGACGTGGATGTAGCAGGCGCAGACTCCGACGCCGCGCTCCTTGTAGCGCGGTACGTCGACCGTGCGACCGGCGGGGACGGTGTCGCCCCGGGCGAGGAGCTGGAGCAGGGTGCGGGTGCCGTAGAAGGCGCCGGTCTCGGTCGCCGCGGTCACCGACAGCCGCTTGCCGGCGGCGAGTTCGTAGCCCTCGGCACCGAGGGAGGTCCGGTCCGGCCGGACATCGATGACGATGTCGCCGGTCCTCGCACCGCCGGGCACCACCGGGACCGTGCCGTGTCCGGCGGCGCGCAAGTCGTCGGCGAGCGTGCCGGCGACCCGCCGCTCGCTCGCCCCGTCGGCCACCAGGCGGGCGCCGCGCTCGTAGCGGTAACTGCCGGCCGCCGGGGTCCAGTCGGCCAGGGCGGGCACCGTGACCGGCGCCTGCGCGGGCGCCGCGGGCTCCTCCCGGGCGACCGCCGGCAGCGGCGCCGTGAGCAGAAGCGTCAGCGCCGCGAGGACTCCGGCGACTCTCCAGCGTCTCCTCATAAGACACTCCCATTCATCGGATGTCTGATCATTGAGCGGGCCCCAAGGGCTGTCAATGGGAGTTGGGAACAGCCGAGTTGACGTATTCGTCGGATGACGCGCAGGTCAGCGGGACGCTGCGGAAATGCCGCGGCGCGAAAAGTCCAACAAGAGCCACGCGAATATCCAAGCCCGGCGGCCTCTCGACGCCGAGCCCGCCGAGCGGCAGAGTTCCTCCTACATACTCGCGAGTAAGCCCTGAGGAGCGCCCGTGACCAGCTGGGTCGGCCGGACCGCCACCGAGATCGCCGCCGCCGTACGCGAGAAGCGGGCCACTCCCCGGGAGGTGGTGGCCGAGCACCTGGCCCGGATCGAGCGCCTCGACGGCGGCATCGGCGCGTTCCGGGTGGTGCGGGCCGAGGCCGCGCTCGCCGAGGCCGACGAGGTGGCCTCCCGCGGCGACCTCGCCGAACTCCCGCTGGCGGGCGTGCCGGTGGCCGTGAAGGACAACCTCGCGGTGCGCGGCGAGTCCAAGCGCGTCGGCTCCGCGGCCACACCGGACACGTCGTCCGACGAGGACCATGTCACCGTGGCCCGGCTGCGGGCCGCCGGCGCGGTGGTCGTGGGGCTGACGAACGTGCCGGAGCTGTGTGTCTTCGGCACCACCGAGGGCGTGCACGGCACCGCCCGCAACCCGTGGGACACCTCGCGCACGGCGGGCGGTTCGTCCGGCGGCAGCGCGGCGGCGGTCGCCGCGGGCATGGTGCCGATCGCCCTCGGCAACGACGGCATGGGCTCGCTTCGGATACCCGCGGCCAACTGCGGCCTGGTCACGATAAAGCCCGGCACGGGTGTGGTCCCGGCCGGTGTCAGCGACGGCGACTGGTTCGGCATGTCGGAGAACGGCCCGCTGGCCACCACGGTCGAGGACGCCCGCCTGATGCTGTCGGTGCTCGCCGACACCGAGGTCGCACGCCCGGACACGCCCGGCACCTACCGGATCGCCGTGTCCCTGCGCAGCCCGATAGCCGGGGTCGCCGTCAGCAAGCCGTACGCGAGTGCCGCGCGGGAGGCCGCGGGGCTGCTCATCAAGGCCGGTCACCAGGTGCGGCGGGCCGATCCGCCGTACCCGATGTCGCTGGGCGTCACCTCGCTGACCCACTGGACCGCGGGCACGGCCGTGGACGCCCAGGGCCTCGACGCCCGGCAGCTCACGCGCCGGACGCGGGTGCACGCCGCCGTCGGGAAGCGGTTCGTCGGCCGGGCGCGCGCCGGTGCGAGCCGGGAGGAACTGCGCCGCAGGCTGGAGCCGTTCTTCGACGAGTACGACGTGCTGCTCACCCCGGCACTCGCCCGCCGCTCCCCCAGGTCCGAGCCCTGGCACGAGCGGGGCTGGCTGCGCAACATCATGGCCAACACGAACTACTCGCCGCTGACGCCGCCGTGGAACCTCACCGGCTGGCCCGCGATGGCGGTCCCGCTCGGCACGCTGCCGTCCGGTGCCCCCACCGCCGTGCAGCTGGTCGGTCGGCCCGGCTCGGAGGCGGAGCTGCTGGCGCTGGCCGAGCGGATGGAGGAGCTGCGGCCCTGGCGGCGGACGGCACCGCTGGACTAGACGGACCGGCCCCGGTCCGGTGCCGCTGGACTAGACGGACCCGCCCTGCGTCGGCGCCGCGAAGGGTCCTTCGGCGGTGAACGCGAGGCGTGCGAAGCGTTCACCGATCCGGCGGTGCGTGGCGGCGTCGGGGTGCAGGTCGTCGGGGAGCGGCAGTTCGGCGGAGTCGGTCTCGCCGTAGAGCTCCCGGCCGTCGAGGTAGTGCAGGTTCGGGTCGTCGGCCACCCGCTGCTTCACGATGCGGGACAGCTCGTCCCGGATGACGCCCAGCGTCAGCTTCCCGCTCGCGCGTTCCGCCGGGTCGCCCATGGCGACGAACCGCAGCCGGCCGTCGCTCATGCCGCTGAAGTCCGGGGCGCAGGGGCCGGGTGTGTCCTCGTGGATGGGGCACAGAATGGGCGACACGACGAGCAGCGGCGTCGCCGGGTGGCCTTCGCGGACCGTGTCGAGGAAGCCGTGGACCGCGGGGCCGAAGGCGCGCAGCCGCATCAGGTCCATGTTGACCAGGTTGATTCCGATCTTCACGCTGATGAAGTCGGCGGGGGTGTCGCGCAGGGCGCGGGCGGTGAACGGGTCGAGCAGGGCGCTGCCGGCCAGGCCCAGGTTGATCAGCTCCACTCCCCCGAGCGACGCGGCGAGCGCGGGCCAGATGGTGGTGGGGCTCGCGGCGTCGGAGCCGTGGCTGATCGAACTGCCGTGGTGCAGCCACACCTTGCGGCCCGGGTCGCCGGCCGGCTCGACGGGGGCGTCGGTGCGCAGGGCGATCAGCTCGGTGGTCTCGTTGTGCGGCAGCCAGATCTCGACGTCCTTGTCGCGGGCGGGCAGCCCGGTGAAGCGGACGGTGCCGGCCCGGCCGGGGCGTCGCTCGGTGGTGCCGGCCATCATGTCGATGATCAGGACGTTGCCGTCGGTGACGCTGCCCTGACCTGCGGGGCGGCCGTCGACGACCAGGTCGTACACGCCGTCCGGGCGGGGCGGCGCGCCGACGTAGGTGCGCTTGGTGGGCAGGGTGTCCAGTTCGACGGCGGTGGCGCGGGTGCGGAAGGCCAGCCGTACGCCGGAGGGCTGCGACTCGGCCATGGCCAGCTGTCCGTCGGTGTTCTGGGCGCGTGCCCGGGCGGGCAGCCGGTGCGGCAGTACGCCGTGCTCGGTCCGCTCCACGTCGAGGGCGCCGCGCAGCAGGTCGGCGGTGACGGTCGTGGTGATCCAGTCGTGCTCGGTGTCCATGTCCTTCAGCCTGTCGATCAAGGGGTGGGCTCGGTGGGCCAGTTGCGCAGCAGGGCGTCCAGGGCGTCCAGGATCCGGTGCCAGGTCTCCTCGGAGTCGGGTGCGCTGTGGCTGAAGCCGCCCGCCAGTTCCAGGCTGGCGTACCCGTGGAAGACGCTGCCCAGCAGCCGAACGGCATGGGTCGCGTCCGGCTCGGTCAGGTCGTAGCCGCGCAGGATGGCGCGGGTCATCTGCGCGTGCCGGACGCCGGCGCTCGCCGCGGCCGTCTCGGGGTCGAGGGTCATGCGCGCGGCGGCGGCGCGGCCGGGGTGTTCGAGGCCGTAGTCGCGGTAGACGTTCGCGAAGGCGACGAGGGCGTCCTTGCCCGCGCGCCCGGCGACGGCGTCGGCGGCCCGGTCGGCCAGTTCCTCCAGCGCGAACAGGGCGATGCGCGTCTTGAGGTCCTGGGAGTTCTTCACGTGCGAGTACAGACTCGCGACCTTGACGTCGAACCGCCGGGCGAGCTCCGACGCGGTGACCTGCTCGAAGCCGATCTCGTCGGCGAGCTCCGCCCCGGCCCGGACCAGACGCTCCGTGGTCAGCCCTACGCGTGCCATAGCCATCCTCTCGCTTGCCAAAAGCGAGTATGCACTTGCCTAAAGCTTTTAGGCAAATAGAGAGGAGGTGAAGGCGCTCCGCTAAAGCGCCCTGTACATGATGTGCAGCCCGACCCGGCCGTGCCGGGGATGGTCGAAGGCGTCCGGAACGGTGCCGAGGATCGTGAAGCCGAGGGAGGTCCACAGGGCGACGGCCGGGTTGGTCTCGACGACGGCGTTGAACACCATGCCCCGGTAGCCGTCGGCCCTGGCCACGGCCAGGACGTGCTCGGCGAGGGCGCGGCCGACGCCGCGGCCGCCGTGGGCGGGGTCGACCATGAAGCCGGCGTTGGCGATTCCGGCGGCGGGGCCGCCGTAGTTGGGGGTGACGTAGGCGGAGGCGACGAGGGATCCCGCGTCGTCCTCGACGACGTGGACGTCCTTGGCCGGATTCATCCACAGCGCACGGGCGGCGTCCTCAGAGGTGTCCGGATCCCATGCGTAGGTCTCGCCGGCGGCGACGATCCGGTGCCAGAAAGGCCAAATCCGCGGCCAGTCGTCGGCCGCGGCTTCTCTGATCAGCATGGGCGTGAGTCTCGCACGCCCATGCGGTCGGCGATCGCGAAGGGTTCTGCCAGGTCAGTCGACGCTGGGCAGGATGTGGGGCTCGGCGAGGTCGTCCTCGTACCCCGCCAGGCGGATGGGGGCGGACCTGGCCCACACATCGAGACTGCCGAGCTCCGTGGACCGGCGGCCCGCGCGCTCCGTGCGTTCCTTGGGGCGCTGCTCGCGATTCGTCTTCTCAGGTGTCACCGCGCACTCCTTCTGTGTCGGATCACCCTCGGGGCGGGCCGGACCAGTCTGCGGTCCGGCACCTGACGCCCGCTCGGGTCTAACTCAACGTCGACTCGGACGCGGTGGCGCCGGATAACTGGTGCGAGAGCAGGCCGTTGTGCACCGGCTTGTCCCGGGACGGACCGTGGGTGTGGGTTGGGACCCTGTATTGCTGTCCGTCCGCTACAGATTAACCAAATGAGCGGCCCCCCGCTCGATGGGGCTGCAAACAACCTGTAACTATCCGGAGTCGACCAGTTTTCACCTGCCCGTTATTCACTGTTTTCCTACGTAATACTCCGTTTACCAGTCACCCGTTCGGCTCAGTGACACGTCGCCGCCCGGCCTCGGCCCCATGGACGCCGCGCAGTTCAAGTCCCGTTGGCCGATTCGCAAGGCGGCCATGATCTGCTGGCGGACGGCAACGGCTCGTCCGGCGGGAGGACTGGCGCATGGAGCTGCGCAGTGTCGAAGAGCTGATGGATCTGCTGTACGCCTGCCGGGGCAGCCGGGACGCCCCGGGCCTCGGAGGCACCCGAGTCGATCTCCACCAACACGCTCTCCAGACGGCCGCCCTGCTGCGCCGCGTCCGCCCCGCCGACAAGGAACTCCAGGTCGCGGGGCTCGTTCATGCCATCGGCCCGCTGCTGCGCCCGGGCGACGTCACCCGCCACTCCGACTGCGCCGCGGACGCGGTCCGGCCCCTCCTCGGTGAGCGGGTCTCCCGCCTCGTCCGCGAACACTGCCGGGCCCGCGACCTGGCCGACGACGACCTGCTGCGCCTGCACCAGGCCGACGAGGAGGGCCGCAGCGCCGAGTTCGACGCCGGGGTGCTGGAGGACTGGCGGGCGGTGCTGGAGCTGGTGGCGTCCAGGAACTCGCCCCTCGGGGCTGCCAACTGACGGTCCGTCATGAGACGGTACGGCGATGACGCCGCCGTACGGTCTCCAGGGCAGGGCCGCCGTCGTCACCGGCGCCACGCGCGGCATCGGCCACGCCGTCGCCCGGCAGCTCGCTGCCGCCGGGGCGCTGGTCTGCGTGACCGCGCGGGACGCGGAGGAGGTCCGGCGGACGGCCGCCGAGCTGGGCGGCGTCGGGCTGGCCGGGAGCGTGGCCGACCCGGGACATCCCCGGGCGGTGGCGGACCTCGCCCTGCGGGAGTTCGGCCGGATCGACGTGATCGTGAACAACGCGGCGACCAACCAGCCGTACGGCCCCCTCATGGACGTCGATCCGCTCGCCTGGCGCGAGGCGTTCTCGGTGAACGTCGAGGCACCGCTGCGGCTCGTGCAGTGCGCCTGGCACGCCTGGATGCGCGAACACGGCGGCGCGGTGGTCAACGTCTG
The DNA window shown above is from Streptomyces chartreusis and carries:
- a CDS encoding carbohydrate ABC transporter permease, whose translation is MALPTVSRVRRQLPTSPWLFAAPGLLITGAFILYPFLSTLVNAFTDRRTLIPGEFVGLANFRELLNDDMFWIGLRNSTLYVLGVVPALVVLPLLLALLVQKNIPGITFFRSAFYTPVVASIVVVGLIWVWLLDERGLVNSLLETIGVGRVGFLSDQWLLLLSAMAVTVWKGLGYYMIIYLAALANVPRELHEAAAVDGAGAIRRFLTVTVPAVRSTMVLVGALSSVAAFKVFSEVYLMAGPSGGPAGEDTTLVMLVQRTGTGLTGRVGYASAISVVVFVVTVALMLLVLRADRRDES
- a CDS encoding ABC transporter substrate-binding protein → MPISRRALAAAFAVCVALPLSACGSSGGDSGSTDASGKVEGDITFQTWNLRANFKDYFEGLIADFEKKYPGTNVKWIDQPAEGYADKISADAAGGTLPDVVNVSPDLVAPLAKAGLAMDLDKAAGKYKKEYLDGAWASHQVPGLEGTYAFPWYLNTGPLFYNKTLFKEAGLDAEQPPKTYDEVFDAALKMAKETDGKVATLANVPTVEDFGRYGVELMNKEGTAFTFNDAKGVELLTKYKELYDAKALDPQALTATPESSGKKFLTGAVAMNPGSALDLGNFKKQAPNLYKNIGITDQITSTGHVNMYVMGVMVNAQTKRTPAAVAFAHYVTDAEHQMSFAKQVAIFPSTAGSLDDPYFTKEDGTDETRVRIAAAKSLKNAVNYTPVLFSEQMKTELRNEVAKALQGKESPKEALDNAVKACNTLLQQQG
- a CDS encoding LacI family DNA-binding transcriptional regulator, giving the protein MSGKRSPARRPTMKDIARHAGVSQSAVSFALNGRPGVSEDTRDRVRQVAEELGWRPSTAARALSGEGAATVGFVLARPADKLGVDSFFLQLVSGIQEVLAERHLGLLFQVVEDVADECAVYRRWWAEHRVDGVLVVDPRTDDPRPDLLDELGLPAVVIGGAPDERHPGLSTVWADDAGAMASVVDGLYALGHRRIVHIAGLPGLAHTERRIRTLRAEAGRRGLSEVRSVTTDYSDAEGAAVTRRVLEGAAPPTALIYDNDVMAVAGAVAAAELGFSVPADVSVVSWEDSALCRMVKPWLSALSRDSVEFGRTAAQELTALLDGGSARAVRVPVPTLIERGSTGVARGA
- a CDS encoding serine hydrolase domain-containing protein, whose translation is MADIQGTYDRLFIAVPNALADMLDAGDAGGSVAVFVDGEPVVDVWGGFTDAGRTVPWERDTIVNVFSVTKTMTALCALILVDRGELDPDAPVARYWPEFAAEGKEKVLVRHLLSHTAGLPDWDGPVDELYDWPAATSRLAARTTRWEPGTAAGYHSLTQGFLVGEVVRRVTGRSVGDFLAAEVTGPLGADFHIGLPPEHDHRAAPSIPPTGKDEDYSASAPGNPTGSEAGNGVRVRDGNSTAWRRAQIPAASGYGNARSVALVQSVLACGGEVGGVRLLSRAGCDRAFEEQFDGDDRVLGMPMRWGLGYGLFGTTYGWGGWGGSLMMLEPDSRMVVAYVTNQMREPAEDTRGMEIVTAAYEGLQGLRL
- a CDS encoding alpha-L-fucosidase, translating into MAVSRRVFLATAAVLAATGVSRPALAAPAGATEDPRYRIPVSPDDTEADLVRKASQVRPTARQIAWQRLERTAFLHFGVNTFTGLEWGTGDEDPDVFQPAGLDTDQWARALRDGGFRLAILTVKHHDGFVLHQSRYTDHSVASSSWQGGRGDVLRSFADSMRRHGIKVGVYISPADENQYLHGVYANGSARTDRTIPTLVAGDDRTPPRSYALPATDYGAHMLNQLYEVLTEYGPIDEVWFDGAQGRIPPDKVEKYDWDSWYTLVRSLAPDAAIAVSGPDVRWVGNEGGLAREDEWSVVPVQEKDHGRTDYALAYDAPDMGSRAALVEARPVADHLQWWPAECDVSIRDGWFYHADQQPKSVERLTDIYFRSVGRNSVLLLNIPPDTDGLLPAADVARLREFRERVDRELPEDLARDARTTAAPGRITLDLGREREVDRIRLAEDIRHGQQVESFVVEAQQGGAWTEVTRAGTIGASRIVLLAAPVRARRWRVRVTGSRAAARLAEFGLYRSRV